Proteins encoded by one window of Salvia splendens isolate huo1 chromosome 14, SspV2, whole genome shotgun sequence:
- the LOC121763268 gene encoding probable protein phosphatase 2C 25 has product MSSCTVALSNSPVFSPSSTSSSSSPRLAWFKKPRCRIRGFAGAESSPLLKRKRPARLDIPVVAAPEREAVAPAVPPEVDEVEGDGYSVCCKRGRKDVMEDRFSATLSLQSNQKQAFFGVFDGHGGASAAEFAAKNLEKNILNELEKSNGIEVAVKNGYLSTDSEFLNKDVRGGACCVIALIKNGNLVTSNAGDCRVVLSRDGSAEALTSDHRPGLREDERERIEKLGGFVEERNGVWRVLGSLAVSRSIGDRYLKQWITAEPETKVIRLEPDHEFLVLASDGLWDKVNNQEAVDIARPLCIGVEKPQVLAACRKLVDLAVSRGSVDDISVMIVNLGGFC; this is encoded by the exons atgtcATCTTGCACAGTTGCACTGTCGAATTCGCCGGTCTTCTCTCCATCATCAACATCATCGTCTTCATCTCCTCGCCTCGCTTGGTTCAAGAAGCCGCGTTGCCGCATCAGGGGGTTTGCCGGCGCCGAATCATCGCCTCTCTTGAAGAGGAAGAGGCCGGCGAGGCTTGATATTCCAGTGGTTGCGGCGCCGGAGAGGGAGGCGGTGGCGCCGGCGGTGCCTCCGGAAGTGGATGAGGTGGAGGGAGATGGCTATTCAGTTTGTTGCAAGAGAGGGAGGAAGGATGTGATGGAGGATCGTTTCTCTGCAACTCTTTCCCTTCAATCCAATCAAAAGCAG GCCTTTTTTGGGGTGTTTGATGGGCATGGAGGCGCTAGTGCTGCAGAGTTTGCAGCTAAGAATTTGGAAAAGAACATATTAAATGAACTCGAAAAGAGCAACGGAATTGAGGTGGCTGTGAAGAATGGATACCTCAGCACAGATTCCGAATTCCTAAACAAAGATGTTAGAGGTGGAGCCTGCTGTGTAATTGCACTGATCAAGAACGGCAATCTTGTAACGTCCAACGCCGGCGACTGCCGCGTAGTTCTCAGCAGAGATGGCTCCGCGGAGGCCCTCACCTCCGATCACCGCCCCGGCCTCCGCGAAGATGAGAGGGAAAGAATTGAAAAGCTG GGTGGTTTTGTGGAAGAGCGTAACGGTGTTTGGAGAGTCCTGGGATCATTAGCAGTTTCTAGAAGCATCGGAGATCGATATCTTAAGCAATGGATCACAGCAGAGCCTGAGACTAAAGTGATCAGACTTGAACCAGATCATGAGTTTCTTGTCCTAGCTTCTGATGGATTGTGGGATAAG GTGAATAATCAAGAAGCTGTAGATATTGCACGCCCTCTTTGCATAGGTGTGGAGAAGCCTCAGGTGTTGGCAGCTTGTAGGAAGCTTGTTGATCTTGCAGTTTCAAGAGGATCTGTTGATGATATTAGTGTGATGATTGTTAATCTTGGAGGATTTTGTTAA